The following proteins come from a genomic window of Flavobacterium crocinum:
- a CDS encoding flavin reductase family protein, which produces MISINPKEIPTAKLQGYLQSSIGPRPIAFASTISEKGIPNLSPFSFFNVFSANPPILVFSPSRRVRDNTIKHTLINAEATREVVINVVNFDLVQQTSLASTEYGDGVNEFIKAGLTQIPSDLVKPYRVKESPVQFECKVTQIIPLGEEGGAGNLILCEVVKIHIHESILDENGAIDQHKIDLVSRLGNNWYSRSNQGLFEVAKPLTTLGVGVDAIPNFVKESAVFDGNDLGKLGNIEALPTKEEVSIFVKENFAVKGVLSSDDQQKVHLEAKKYLDNGDVEAAWKVLLAKK; this is translated from the coding sequence ATGATCAGCATTAACCCAAAAGAGATACCAACGGCCAAGTTGCAGGGCTATCTGCAGAGTTCGATAGGTCCAAGACCAATTGCTTTTGCCAGTACAATCAGCGAGAAAGGAATTCCGAATCTGTCACCGTTTAGTTTCTTTAATGTGTTTAGTGCCAATCCGCCAATTTTGGTTTTTTCGCCTTCGCGAAGAGTCCGAGATAATACCATAAAACATACTTTAATTAATGCCGAAGCAACTAGAGAAGTGGTAATTAATGTGGTAAATTTTGATTTAGTACAGCAGACTTCTTTGGCGAGTACAGAATATGGTGACGGAGTAAATGAATTTATAAAAGCTGGATTAACACAGATTCCTTCAGATTTAGTAAAACCTTATCGTGTAAAAGAATCTCCAGTTCAGTTTGAATGCAAGGTAACGCAGATTATTCCGTTAGGAGAAGAAGGAGGAGCTGGAAATTTGATTTTATGTGAAGTAGTGAAGATTCACATTCACGAATCAATTTTGGATGAGAATGGAGCAATCGATCAGCATAAGATTGATTTGGTTTCGCGATTAGGAAATAATTGGTATTCAAGATCAAATCAAGGACTTTTTGAAGTGGCAAAACCCTTGACAACACTGGGAGTAGGAGTAGATGCCATACCCAATTTTGTAAAAGAAAGCGCCGTTTTTGACGGGAACGATTTGGGCAAATTAGGAAATATTGAAGCCTTGCCTACGAAAGAAGAAGTTAGTATATTTGTGAAAGAAAATTTTGCTGTCAAAGGAGTTTTAAGCTCAGACGATCAGCAAAAAGTGCACTTAGAAGCCAAAAAATATTTGGATAATGGAGATGTAGAAGCGGCATGGAAAGTGCTTTTAGCTAAGAAATAA
- a CDS encoding DUF3127 domain-containing protein yields the protein MEVTGKVKVVNPEQQVSASFKKRELVVTTEEQYPQHILIEFTQDKCDLLSSYKQGEAVKVSINLRGREWVNPQGETRYFNSIQGWRIERLADAAPTQAPPMPTAETFAPATNVSDDEPDDLPF from the coding sequence ATGGAAGTTACAGGAAAAGTAAAAGTGGTAAACCCAGAGCAGCAAGTTAGTGCCTCATTCAAAAAAAGAGAATTAGTTGTTACTACTGAGGAACAGTATCCACAACATATTTTAATCGAATTTACACAAGACAAATGCGATTTATTGAGTAGCTATAAACAAGGAGAGGCAGTAAAAGTTTCTATCAATTTAAGAGGAAGAGAATGGGTTAATCCACAAGGAGAAACCAGATATTTCAATAGTATTCAGGGTTGGAGAATCGAAAGATTAGCAGACGCCGCGCCTACACAAGCACCACCAATGCCAACAGCAGAAACTTTTGCTCCGGCAACAAATGTAAGTGACGACGAACCAGACGATTTACCGTTCTAA
- the aat gene encoding leucyl/phenylalanyl-tRNA--protein transferase: MYFLFDNLYFPPVTEADEEGILAVGGDLSPERLKLAYSRGIFPWFNEGESILWWAPDPRMVLFLDELNVSKSMRNILNRNVFTVTFNTRFREVILNCQQILRDGQDGTWISDEIVESYCELHNQGIAKSVEVWQDEVLVGGLYGIDLGHIFCGESMFSKVSNASKVGFISLVNHLRKENYKLLDCQIYNPHLDSLGCREIDREEFMTILNSK; this comes from the coding sequence ATGTATTTTTTATTTGATAATTTATATTTCCCTCCAGTTACAGAAGCTGATGAAGAAGGTATTCTTGCAGTCGGTGGTGATTTAAGTCCCGAACGTTTAAAACTGGCTTATAGTAGAGGTATATTTCCCTGGTTTAATGAAGGAGAATCTATTCTTTGGTGGGCTCCAGATCCGCGTATGGTCTTGTTTCTGGATGAACTGAATGTTTCCAAAAGCATGCGTAACATTTTGAACCGCAATGTTTTTACTGTTACCTTTAATACTCGTTTTAGGGAAGTAATTTTAAACTGTCAGCAGATATTAAGAGATGGGCAGGATGGAACATGGATTTCAGATGAAATAGTTGAATCTTATTGTGAATTACATAATCAGGGAATCGCAAAATCGGTTGAGGTTTGGCAGGATGAGGTTTTGGTAGGAGGTTTGTACGGAATTGATCTGGGCCATATTTTTTGTGGAGAAAGTATGTTTTCTAAAGTGTCCAATGCTTCAAAAGTAGGTTTTATATCTTTAGTGAATCATCTGAGAAAAGAAAACTATAAATTACTGGATTGCCAGATTTATAATCCTCATTTAGACAGTTTAGGCTGTCGTGAAATTGATCGCGAAGAATTTATGACTATTTTAAACAGTAAATAA
- a CDS encoding MOSC domain-containing protein, with protein MSTIHVVTEIYIYPIKSLAGISLQSAKTEEMGFENDRRWMLIDAENQMLTQREHRIMSQFYPQIEGGKISITFEDQKHEFSIDESLENILEVNVWDDKSEVVEVNNETSKWFSQHLGFECKLVKILKNGSRKHESSRLQEIFNVSLADGYPYLLIGTESLDFLNDKLDEKITIKRFRPNIVVRTKKAHEEDDFTNFKIGEVQFKNIKPCGRCVMVNNDPENGRLKKEPLKTLSKYRNVDNSVLFGTNIVSLNTGNISVGDTIVF; from the coding sequence ATGAGTACAATTCATGTTGTAACAGAAATTTATATTTATCCGATTAAAAGCCTTGCCGGAATTAGTCTTCAGTCTGCAAAAACGGAAGAAATGGGATTTGAAAACGACCGAAGATGGATGCTGATTGATGCTGAAAATCAAATGCTCACTCAAAGAGAACATCGTATTATGAGTCAGTTTTATCCGCAGATTGAAGGTGGAAAAATCAGTATTACTTTTGAGGATCAAAAACATGAATTTTCTATTGATGAATCTTTAGAAAATATACTTGAAGTAAATGTTTGGGATGATAAAAGCGAAGTAGTTGAGGTAAATAATGAAACTTCAAAATGGTTCAGTCAGCATTTGGGTTTTGAGTGTAAATTGGTCAAAATTCTTAAAAATGGATCTCGTAAACACGAAAGTTCCAGATTACAAGAAATATTCAACGTAAGTCTGGCAGATGGTTATCCTTATTTATTAATTGGAACAGAAAGCCTTGATTTTTTAAATGATAAATTGGACGAAAAAATCACCATTAAAAGATTTCGTCCAAACATTGTTGTAAGAACAAAAAAGGCTCACGAAGAAGATGATTTTACAAATTTCAAAATTGGAGAAGTTCAGTTTAAAAACATAAAACCTTGCGGAAGATGTGTAATGGTTAACAATGACCCAGAAAATGGACGATTAAAAAAAGAACCTTTAAAAACGTTGAGTAAATACAGAAATGTAGATAATTCAGTTTTATTTGGAACCAATATTGTGAGTTTGAACACGGGAAATATTTCAGTTGGAGACACAATCGTTTTTTAG
- a CDS encoding HesA/MoeB/ThiF family protein, protein MSIIQEFLRYNRQTILPEIGDEGQDKLKKARVLVIGAGGLGCPILQYIATAGVGFIGIMDFDTIEIHNLHRQILYTENEIGKQKSIVAREVVSKLNPLIEAVAINEKLTLENTSQIIEQYDIIVDGSDNFMTRYLVNDTCVKLGKPLIYGSILKFEGQIAVFNHNGSKNLRDLFPEMPDPKDVPNCNLNGVLGTLPGIIGNMMAHETLKLILELPTLKNELIIFNTLNWNFTKLNF, encoded by the coding sequence ATGAGTATCATACAAGAATTCCTTCGTTACAACAGACAAACCATTCTACCTGAAATTGGTGATGAAGGCCAGGATAAACTAAAAAAAGCAAGAGTTTTAGTAATTGGCGCCGGTGGTTTGGGCTGTCCTATTTTACAATATATTGCAACCGCTGGAGTTGGCTTTATCGGAATCATGGATTTTGATACAATTGAAATTCACAATCTCCACAGACAGATTTTATATACCGAAAATGAAATTGGAAAACAAAAATCGATTGTTGCCAGAGAAGTAGTTTCGAAACTCAATCCGTTAATAGAAGCTGTTGCAATTAATGAGAAACTGACTTTAGAAAATACTTCTCAAATTATTGAGCAATATGATATAATTGTAGATGGTTCGGACAATTTTATGACGCGTTATTTGGTCAATGACACTTGTGTAAAACTTGGAAAACCTTTGATTTATGGAAGTATTTTAAAATTTGAAGGTCAAATAGCTGTTTTCAATCATAATGGAAGTAAAAATCTTCGCGATTTATTCCCTGAAATGCCAGATCCAAAAGATGTTCCAAATTGTAATCTGAATGGCGTTCTGGGAACTTTACCAGGAATTATCGGTAATATGATGGCGCATGAAACCTTAAAATTAATTTTAGAACTACCAACTTTAAAGAACGAATTGATAATTTTTAATACGTTAAACTGGAACTTTACAAAACTGAATTTCTAA
- the thiH gene encoding 2-iminoacetate synthase ThiH, translating to MKTFKSIFEQYNWDDIQSRIYQTTSKDVERTLAKTKLNLDDFLILISPIAQNYLEEMAQKCHEITKKRFGKTIQMYAPLYLSNECQNICTYCGFSLDNKIKRKTLTDGEIKLEVEALKNTGFDHVLLVTGEANYTVNINYFLNAIKQIKNDFSIISVEVQPLSTEDYQRLHDAGVYSVLVYQETYHQEVYKKYHTKGKKSNFDYRLETPDRIGTAGIHKIGLGVLLGLEDWRTDSFFNALHLDYLQKKYWQTKYSVSFPRLRPAEGIIEPNFIMDDKDLTQLICAYRLWNEDLEISISTRENEKFRNNIIPIGVTNMSAGSKTNPGGYVVDPQSLEQFEISDERSAEEISKIIKNKGYEPVWKDWDKSFA from the coding sequence ATGAAAACATTCAAATCTATTTTTGAGCAATATAATTGGGATGATATTCAATCCCGAATATACCAAACCACATCAAAAGATGTCGAACGAACTTTGGCGAAAACCAAACTCAATCTCGATGATTTTTTGATTCTGATTTCTCCTATTGCACAAAATTATCTGGAAGAAATGGCACAGAAATGCCATGAAATTACCAAGAAACGTTTTGGGAAAACAATCCAAATGTATGCTCCATTATATTTAAGCAACGAATGTCAAAACATTTGCACCTATTGTGGATTCAGTCTCGACAATAAAATCAAACGCAAAACACTGACTGATGGCGAAATAAAACTCGAAGTTGAAGCGTTAAAAAATACAGGTTTTGATCATGTTTTATTAGTGACTGGCGAAGCAAATTATACTGTAAATATCAATTATTTTCTGAATGCCATAAAACAGATTAAAAATGATTTTTCGATTATTTCTGTTGAAGTCCAGCCCCTTTCTACAGAAGATTATCAGCGTTTGCATGATGCTGGAGTTTACTCTGTTTTAGTTTATCAGGAAACGTATCATCAGGAAGTTTACAAAAAATATCACACAAAAGGCAAAAAATCAAATTTTGATTATAGATTAGAAACTCCAGACAGAATTGGAACTGCAGGAATTCACAAAATTGGTTTAGGCGTTTTATTAGGTTTGGAAGATTGGCGAACGGACAGTTTTTTTAACGCTTTGCATTTAGATTATCTTCAAAAGAAATATTGGCAGACCAAATATTCGGTTTCGTTTCCTCGTCTGCGACCTGCCGAGGGAATTATCGAACCTAATTTTATTATGGACGATAAAGATTTGACGCAATTAATCTGTGCTTACAGATTATGGAATGAGGACCTGGAAATATCGATTTCAACAAGAGAAAACGAGAAATTCAGAAACAATATTATTCCAATTGGCGTGACCAATATGAGTGCTGGATCTAAGACAAATCCGGGTGGTTATGTGGTAGATCCTCAGTCTTTGGAACAATTCGAAATCAGTGATGAACGTTCGGCAGAAGAAATTTCAAAAATCATAAAAAACAAAGGCTACGAACCAGTTTGGAAAGATTGGGATAAGAGTTTTGCTTAA
- a CDS encoding GxxExxY protein has product MSENEISYKVRGAIFKVYNTLGPGLLESVYESALYYQLEKYGLQVVKQIDLPVKYDDVYLDITFRLDILVEDKVIIELKSVDEIKPIHFKQLNTYLKLTNKKLGLLVNFNCANILENIHRVANKI; this is encoded by the coding sequence ATGTCTGAAAATGAGATTTCATATAAAGTTAGAGGAGCAATTTTTAAAGTATATAACACTCTTGGGCCAGGATTATTAGAATCGGTATATGAGAGTGCACTTTACTATCAATTGGAAAAATATGGATTACAAGTAGTTAAACAAATTGATTTACCAGTTAAATATGATGATGTCTATTTAGACATAACTTTTAGGCTAGATATTTTAGTTGAGGATAAAGTAATTATAGAATTAAAATCAGTGGACGAAATAAAACCTATACATTTTAAACAGCTAAATACTTATTTAAAATTGACGAATAAAAAACTTGGATTATTAGTCAATTTCAACTGTGCTAATATCCTTGAAAATATTCATCGTGTTGCTAATAAAATTTAA
- a CDS encoding thiazole synthase has protein sequence MQKSLFNIEDKSFKSRLFLGTGKFGSNEEMESAILASESELVTVALKRIDLETDTDAILSHLKHPNINLLPNTSGARNAKEAVFAAQLAREALETNWVKLEIHPDPKYLMPDPLETLKATEELAKLGFIVLPYIHADPVLCKHLENVGTSAVMPLGSPIGSNKGLKTIDFLEIIIEQSNVPVIVDAGIGAPSDAAKAMEIGADAVLVNTAIAVAGNPKLMAEAFKEAVIAGRKAFEAKVANQQNFAVASSPLTSFLYQ, from the coding sequence ATGCAAAAGTCATTGTTTAATATTGAAGATAAGAGCTTCAAATCCAGATTGTTTTTAGGAACTGGAAAATTTGGATCGAATGAAGAAATGGAAAGCGCCATTTTAGCCTCAGAAAGCGAATTGGTTACTGTTGCACTAAAACGAATTGATTTAGAAACCGATACTGATGCTATTTTATCACATTTAAAGCATCCAAATATTAATTTATTACCGAATACTTCTGGTGCAAGAAATGCGAAAGAAGCCGTTTTTGCCGCGCAATTGGCTCGTGAAGCTCTAGAAACAAACTGGGTTAAATTAGAAATTCATCCCGACCCAAAATATTTAATGCCGGATCCTCTTGAAACGTTAAAAGCCACTGAAGAATTGGCCAAATTAGGTTTCATTGTTTTGCCTTATATTCATGCTGATCCTGTTTTATGCAAACATCTAGAGAATGTTGGAACTTCAGCAGTAATGCCTTTGGGTTCGCCTATTGGAAGCAATAAAGGTTTAAAAACGATAGATTTCTTAGAAATAATAATTGAACAAAGCAATGTCCCTGTAATTGTCGACGCTGGAATTGGCGCGCCATCTGATGCTGCAAAAGCAATGGAAATTGGTGCCGATGCTGTTTTGGTTAATACTGCAATTGCGGTTGCCGGAAATCCAAAATTAATGGCTGAAGCATTCAAAGAAGCTGTTATAGCAGGAAGAAAAGCTTTTGAAGCTAAAGTTGCCAATCAGCAAAACTTTGCTGTCGCTTCTAGTCCTTTGACGTCTTTCCTTTATCAGTAA
- a CDS encoding thiamine phosphate synthase: protein MYNKLQYISQGETIDEQLRNIHQALDAGCKWVQMRFKNQTIKDTYTLAEAVKLLCEEYLANFIVNDDLHLAEKIAADGVHLGLTDTKIDEARALLGSTKIIGGTANTFEDIQNHVKNGCDYIGLGPFRFTATKEKLSPILGLSGYFDILQKMKKNKIEVPVYAIGGITLRDVNPLIETGIYGIAVSGIITESLEKKLLIEQLNEKLYAKVIV from the coding sequence ATGTATAACAAACTGCAATATATTTCACAAGGCGAAACAATCGACGAACAATTGCGCAACATTCATCAGGCTCTTGATGCCGGATGTAAATGGGTGCAAATGCGATTTAAAAATCAAACTATCAAAGACACTTATACTTTAGCAGAAGCGGTAAAACTTTTATGCGAAGAATATCTGGCCAACTTTATTGTCAATGATGATTTACATCTTGCCGAAAAAATTGCTGCAGATGGAGTTCATCTGGGATTAACCGATACTAAAATTGACGAAGCAAGAGCACTTTTAGGTTCAACTAAAATCATCGGCGGAACAGCAAATACTTTTGAAGACATACAAAATCACGTAAAAAATGGCTGTGATTATATCGGATTAGGGCCTTTTCGTTTTACTGCTACGAAAGAGAAATTAAGTCCAATTTTAGGGCTGTCCGGCTATTTTGATATTCTTCAGAAAATGAAAAAAAACAAAATTGAGGTTCCTGTCTATGCCATCGGAGGCATTACATTAAGAGATGTTAATCCGTTAATAGAAACAGGAATTTATGGAATTGCCGTTTCCGGAATTATTACAGAAAGTCTTGAAAAAAAACTATTAATTGAACAATTAAACGAAAAATTATATGCAAAAGTCATTGTTTAA
- a CDS encoding hydroxymethylpyrimidine/phosphomethylpyrimidine kinase encodes MSANRPFVLTIAGLDPSGGAGILADIKTFEQHKVSGFAIVTANTIQTENEFHKIEWIDISFVIRSIEVLFQNYKISAVKIGIVPSLSYLNRILSTIKLISPTTKIVWDPVLKSTTEFDFLNIEDRSDLNKILSKIDLITPNYIEIEQLVPGFIKDNLWIENEISTAILLKGGHNLNEIGKDQLFLKNKIIDLFPSEKDCAEKHGSGCVLSSAIASNLALNQSLEMACKNAKTYIEKYLSSTSTLIGYHYV; translated from the coding sequence ATGTCAGCAAATCGTCCTTTCGTACTTACAATCGCAGGTTTAGATCCGTCTGGCGGTGCCGGAATTTTGGCTGATATTAAAACATTTGAACAACATAAAGTGAGCGGTTTTGCCATTGTGACGGCTAATACCATCCAGACAGAAAATGAGTTTCATAAAATCGAATGGATCGATATCAGTTTCGTAATCAGATCTATTGAAGTCTTGTTTCAAAACTATAAAATCAGCGCGGTTAAAATCGGAATTGTGCCATCGCTTTCGTATTTAAACCGAATTCTTTCGACTATAAAATTAATTTCTCCAACTACAAAAATTGTCTGGGATCCGGTTTTAAAATCGACTACTGAATTTGATTTTCTGAACATTGAAGACCGGTCAGACTTAAACAAAATTCTGTCAAAAATCGATTTGATAACGCCAAATTATATCGAAATCGAACAACTAGTTCCCGGTTTTATAAAGGATAATCTTTGGATTGAAAACGAAATCTCTACAGCCATTTTACTGAAAGGCGGTCACAATTTAAATGAAATTGGAAAAGATCAATTGTTTCTGAAAAATAAAATTATCGATCTGTTTCCATCAGAAAAAGACTGTGCTGAAAAACACGGTTCCGGCTGTGTGCTTTCTTCTGCAATTGCTTCGAATTTAGCTCTAAATCAATCTTTAGAAATGGCTTGTAAAAATGCCAAAACCTACATCGAAAAATACCTGAGTTCAACATCAACCTTAATTGGATATCATTATGTATAA
- a CDS encoding thiamine phosphate synthase has protein sequence MILISNPFAVVNEIKTIHSLFEEGLPLLHIRKPNFSELEMAQFIHQIKLEFRNQLVLHNHHKLAEDFGINRLHFSEKERKNDSNIPARFPKPCRYKNVSKSTSTHSIQEFNSLKNFDYAFLSPVFKSISKENYKPKVDFFEEIKSRTNHKTKIIALGGIDSKNIQKTLENDFDDFALLGAIWNSKNPLKEFKLCQQIVLSYLQSQV, from the coding sequence ATGATTTTAATTTCAAATCCTTTTGCTGTTGTAAACGAAATCAAGACAATTCATTCTTTGTTTGAGGAAGGGTTGCCTTTGCTTCATATTCGGAAACCTAATTTTTCTGAGTTGGAAATGGCGCAGTTTATTCATCAGATTAAGTTGGAATTTCGTAATCAACTTGTCTTACACAATCATCATAAACTAGCAGAAGATTTTGGAATTAACCGATTACATTTTTCTGAAAAAGAAAGAAAAAATGATTCAAACATTCCTGCAAGGTTTCCAAAACCTTGTAGGTATAAAAACGTATCGAAATCGACATCAACGCACTCAATCCAAGAATTCAATTCTCTTAAAAATTTTGATTATGCATTTCTAAGCCCTGTTTTCAAAAGTATTTCAAAAGAAAATTATAAGCCAAAAGTTGATTTTTTCGAAGAAATAAAATCAAGAACAAATCATAAAACAAAAATAATCGCCTTGGGTGGAATAGATTCAAAGAATATTCAAAAAACACTGGAAAATGACTTTGACGATTTCGCTCTTTTGGGCGCTATCTGGAACAGCAAAAATCCATTAAAAGAATTTAAACTATGTCAGCAAATCGTCCTTTCGTACTTACAATCGCAGGTTTAG
- the thiC gene encoding phosphomethylpyrimidine synthase ThiC, with product MTNEEQISRTPFPNSKKVYIDGEIHPIKVAMREIALSDTKLSNGGIEKNPPVTVYDTSGPYTDPNVEIDIRKGLPRLRESWILDRNDVEILDEITSDYGQSRLKDESLNHLRFEYLHQPKRAKKGANVTQLYYAKQGIITPEMEYIAIRENQRIELLNEQTKAMQCQHGGQSFGANTPKSKITPEFVRSEVACGRAIIPNNINHPESEPMIVGRNFLVKINANIGNSAVTSSIEEEVEKAVWACRWGADTIMDLSTGKNIHETREWIIRNSPVPIGTVPIYQALEKVKGIAEDLTWEIFRDTLIEQAEQGVSYFTIHAGVLLRYIHLTANRVTGIVSRGGSIMAKWCLFHHKENFLYTHFEEICEIMKQYDVAFSLGDGLRPGSIADANDNAQFAELETLGELTKIAWKHDVQVFIEGPGHVPMHMIKENMDKQLEHCHEAPFYTLGPLTTDIAPGYDHITSAIGAAMIGWYGCAMLCYVTPKEHLGLPNKKDVKDGVITYKISAHAADLAKGHPGAQYRDNALSKARFEFRWEDQFNLALDPDTAREFHDETLPADGAKVAHFCSMCGPKFCSMKISQEIRDVAAAEKGMQEKSEEFIEQGKEIYI from the coding sequence ATGACAAACGAAGAACAAATATCCAGAACCCCATTTCCAAACTCTAAAAAAGTATATATAGATGGAGAAATTCATCCGATAAAAGTCGCTATGCGGGAAATTGCTTTAAGCGATACCAAACTATCAAATGGCGGAATTGAAAAAAATCCACCGGTAACAGTTTATGATACTTCCGGACCTTACACCGATCCCAATGTTGAAATTGATATTCGGAAAGGATTACCTCGCTTACGCGAAAGCTGGATTCTAGATCGAAATGATGTTGAGATCTTAGATGAAATCACTTCCGATTACGGTCAAAGCCGATTGAAAGATGAAAGTTTAAATCATCTTCGTTTTGAATATCTGCATCAACCAAAAAGAGCTAAAAAAGGCGCCAATGTAACGCAACTATATTACGCCAAACAAGGTATTATTACTCCTGAAATGGAATATATCGCCATTCGCGAAAACCAGCGTATCGAGCTTTTAAATGAACAAACTAAAGCCATGCAATGTCAGCACGGCGGACAAAGTTTTGGCGCAAATACTCCGAAAAGCAAAATCACTCCAGAATTTGTACGTTCTGAAGTGGCTTGCGGAAGAGCTATTATTCCAAACAATATCAATCATCCGGAAAGTGAACCGATGATTGTAGGGCGTAATTTCCTTGTGAAAATTAATGCCAATATTGGAAACAGCGCTGTGACTTCAAGCATTGAAGAAGAAGTTGAGAAAGCCGTTTGGGCTTGCCGTTGGGGTGCCGATACGATTATGGATTTATCAACTGGAAAAAATATTCATGAAACCAGAGAATGGATTATTAGAAATTCTCCGGTTCCAATTGGTACTGTTCCAATTTATCAGGCTTTGGAAAAAGTAAAAGGAATAGCCGAAGATTTAACTTGGGAAATTTTCCGAGATACTCTAATTGAACAAGCTGAACAAGGTGTTTCGTATTTCACCATTCATGCTGGAGTTTTACTTCGCTATATTCATTTAACCGCAAATCGTGTTACTGGAATCGTTTCTCGTGGCGGATCGATTATGGCAAAATGGTGTTTATTTCATCATAAGGAAAACTTTTTGTACACACATTTCGAAGAAATCTGCGAAATCATGAAACAATATGATGTTGCATTTTCTCTCGGAGACGGTTTACGTCCAGGTTCGATTGCTGATGCGAATGACAATGCTCAATTTGCTGAATTAGAAACTTTGGGAGAACTTACTAAAATTGCCTGGAAACATGACGTTCAGGTTTTTATTGAAGGTCCGGGACACGTTCCGATGCACATGATAAAAGAAAACATGGACAAACAATTGGAACATTGCCATGAAGCTCCATTTTATACTTTAGGTCCTTTAACAACTGATATTGCACCGGGTTACGATCATATTACATCGGCAATTGGTGCGGCTATGATTGGCTGGTATGGCTGTGCAATGTTGTGTTATGTAACGCCAAAAGAACATCTTGGTCTACCAAATAAAAAAGACGTAAAAGACGGTGTGATTACTTATAAAATTTCTGCTCATGCGGCTGATTTGGCTAAAGGTCATCCGGGAGCACAATATCGTGACAATGCATTGAGTAAAGCCCGTTTTGAATTCCGATGGGAAGATCAGTTTAATTTGGCTTTAGATCCAGATACTGCAAGAGAATTCCATGACGAAACCCTTCCTGCCGATGGTGCAAAAGTCGCTCATTTCTGTTCGATGTGTGGGCCTAAATTCTGCTCTATGAAAATATCTCAGGAAATCAGAGATGTTGCAGCTGCAGAAAAAGGAATGCAGGAGAAATCAGAGGAATTTATTGAACAGGGGAAAGAGATTTATATTTAG
- the thiS gene encoding sulfur carrier protein ThiS: protein MELKINQQTKFFNAESLSVQSLLDLEIPQKQNGIAVAVNNTVVPKTNWNEFLVQETDEILIISATQGG, encoded by the coding sequence ATGGAACTAAAAATCAATCAACAAACTAAATTTTTCAATGCTGAATCGCTAAGCGTTCAATCATTGCTCGATCTCGAAATTCCGCAAAAACAAAACGGAATTGCTGTTGCTGTCAACAATACTGTTGTTCCAAAAACCAATTGGAACGAATTCCTCGTACAAGAAACTGACGAAATCCTCATTATTTCTGCCACACAGGGAGGATAA
- a CDS encoding DNA-3-methyladenine glycosylase I, which yields MEPIRCGWCTSSDLYKKYHDEEWGVPVYDDPTLFEFLILETFQAGLSWITILNKRDNFRAAFDYFDYKKVAQYSEEKIEELMQNTGIIRNKLKIKAAVSNAQAFMKVQEEFGSFSDYIWKYANGKPIINNPKTSKEVPATTPLSDEISKDLKKRGFKFVGSTVIYAHMQATGMVNDHAEDCFIREGK from the coding sequence ATGGAACCGATAAGATGCGGCTGGTGCACCTCCAGTGATTTATACAAAAAATACCATGATGAAGAATGGGGAGTTCCGGTTTATGATGATCCTACTCTATTTGAATTTTTAATTCTGGAAACTTTTCAGGCCGGATTAAGCTGGATTACGATTTTAAATAAAAGAGACAATTTTAGAGCTGCTTTTGATTATTTCGATTACAAAAAAGTAGCTCAATATTCTGAAGAAAAAATTGAAGAGTTAATGCAAAATACTGGCATTATCCGCAACAAATTAAAAATAAAAGCTGCAGTTTCCAACGCTCAGGCTTTTATGAAGGTTCAGGAAGAATTTGGCAGTTTTTCAGATTATATTTGGAAATATGCCAATGGAAAACCTATCATAAACAATCCTAAAACTTCAAAAGAAGTTCCGGCCACTACGCCACTTTCAGATGAAATCAGCAAAGATTTAAAAAAAAGAGGATTTAAATTTGTGGGTTCAACTGTTATTTATGCTCACATGCAAGCCACCGGAATGGTCAATGATCACGCGGAAGATTGCTTTATCCGCGAGGGAAAATAG